Proteins encoded within one genomic window of Fusarium musae strain F31 chromosome 4, whole genome shotgun sequence:
- a CDS encoding hypothetical protein (EggNog:ENOG41), which translates to MAAVQSILAETLPGPTPSIALNGATEPTTMQIDRSSSSPVMVNESTFGSTPAKGDSRIVVIVHGPGQEHIVSVFAEVLGTPCRTRNGFDEVSSEDSGFVVGVAANEAKSDVAARNRNLVVAINTHCVNLGMPPDTQLSTHCDYEFLYTESPFFRRDLARFISFTLGQINYHEALMAKPRTYFISTTFPDVHAALPNIDILTVGADAVEIRVDLLREPVGDGSYSEVPSLSYVGEQVMLLRQRTELPIIFTTRCVRENGRFPMDKPELYYEYLYRAIQWGVEYIDVELWLPEEIRKKLHEQRGNSRIMSAFHDFSGNFRWPSTYAQEVFQRSIPYADIIKMIAIINEHNENFELEYFRSKMRTEYPNAPPFSAVNMGEVGQFSRTLNPVFTPITHPLLPLIAAPGQLSAAEINAALSLLGQLPRKRIYGINSSSSRNATPQAPFYEKCINELGLPHQFAVVERHPNNPRSLETWCNQKHFGGAYLNPGLPHNALTKVSPFFAGLNGGNGPILTEAARVIGVVDTIVVQSGTSSRSSSPGSMPSSPRQRQNDSVDLGSQSGLGSSTSLVFDNAGWKGILSTLTRDLAPSAYFGRSAVVMASSSDDAAPVFFAMRALKISKIYTVGFRTPSNLARNAPPIEPFISLESLQRARSVEDDSAPFVIVSALSSEKSHLVGMLLRAFGGVGPKGATNTKKVFLDLADGAVRKSSDPGLIAEKNGFAAYGADDVAAFTTVESLRLLVGQNVPYSFVRLASGSHRYGV; encoded by the coding sequence ATGGCCGCCGTTCAATCGATATTAGCGGAAACCCTTCCTGGACCGACGCCCTCAATTGCCTTAAATGGCGCCACCGAACCAACCACTATGCAGATCGACCGGTCGAGTTCGAGTCCAGTAATGGTCAACGAGAGCACGTTTGGAAGCACACCGGCAAAGGGAGACTCTAGAATCGTCGTCATTGTGCATGGACCAGGCCAAGAACACATCGTCTCGGTCTTCGCAGAGGTGCTGGGTACACCGTGCAGAACACGGAATGGGTTCGACGAGGTCTCGTCGGAGGATTCTGGTTTCGTCGTAGGAGTTGCAGCAAACGAAGCGAAGTCAGACGTTGCTGCACGCAATCGCAATCTCGTTGTTGCAATAAATACTCACTGTGTGAATCTAGGGATGCCTCCTGACACCCAACTTTCCACCCATTGCGACTACGAATTCCTCTATACCGAATCCCCGTTCTTCCGTCGCGACCTGGCTAGATTTATCTCATTTACTTTGGGTCAGATCAACTACCATGAAGCTCTCATGGCAAAGCCGAGAACTTATTTCATCTCCACCACCTTCCCGGATGTTCACGCCGCTCTGCCTAATATCGATATCCTAACTGTTGGCgctgatgctgttgagatCAGAGTTGATTTACTCAGAGAACCAGTTGGCGATGGCAGCTATTCGGAAGTCCCCAGCCTCAGTTATGTTGGAGAACAGGTTATGCTCCTCCGCCAGCGGACAGAGCTTCCCATTATCTTCACAACACGGTGTGTAAGAGAGAATGGAAGGTTCCCCATGGACAAACCCGAACTGTACTACGAATACCTCTACCGTGCGATTCAGTGGGGTGTAGAATACATTGATGTAGAACTTTGGCTTCCAGAAGAGATCCGCAAGAAGCTCCATGAGCAGCGGGGAAACTCTCGCATCATGTCGGCGTTCCACGACTTTTCAGGCAATTTCAGATGGCCGTCGACGTATGCTCAGGAGGTGTTCCAGAGATCTATCCCCTACgccgatatcatcaagatgaTTGCTATAATCAACGAACACAACGAGAACTTCGAGCTAGAGTATTTCCGTTCCAAGATGCGTACCGAGTACCCCAATGCACCACCCTTCTCCGCCGTCAACATGGGCGAAGTTGGTCAGTTCTCAAGGACTCTGAACCCCGTCTTCACACCTATCACCCACCcacttcttcctctcatcGCTGCTCCCGGGCAATTGAGCGCTGCCGAGATCAATGCTGCTTTATCACTTCTGGGTCAACTACCACGAAAGCGCATCTATGGCATCAACAGCTCGTCGTCTCGAAACGCCACACCGCAGGCTCCCTTTTATGAAAAGTGTATAAACGAACTGGGTCTTCCACATCAATTTGCAGTTGTCGAAAGGCATCCAAACAACCCAAGGAGTTTGGAGACATGGTGTAATCAGAAACATTTCGGAGGCGCTTATCTCAACCCGGGTCTACCACATAATGCATTGACAAAGGTTAGCCCATTCTTCGCTGGGTTGAACGGTGGCAATGGGCCAATCTTGACGGAGGCGGCTCGTGTTATCGGAGTTGTCGACACCATCGTGGTCCAGTCAGGCACCTCATCCAGATCGTCGTCTCCGGGCTCAATGCCATCGAGCCCACGACAACGACAGAACGACTCGGTTGATCTCGGCAGCCAGTCTGGTTTAGGCTCGTCGACCTCCCTTGTATTCGACAATGCTGGATGGAAGGGTATTCTCAGCACACTTACAAGAGACCTGGCGCCATCCGCGTACTTCGGCCGCTCGGCCGTTGTcatggcatcttcttcagatgATGCAGCCCCTGTATTCTTCGCCATGAGAGCcctcaagatctccaagatctATACTGTTGGCTTCCGCACACCTAGTAATCTTGCTCGAAATGCGCCTCCCATCGAGCCGTTTATCAGCCTCGAAAGTCTGCAACGTGCACGCTCAGTAGAAGACGATAGTGCGCCTTTTGTCATCGTGTCAGCTCTTAGTTCGGAAAAGAGTCATCTAGTTGGTATGTTGCTACGAGCCTTTGGAGGAGTCGGACCCAAGGGAGCAACCAACACGAAGAAGGTGTTTCTTGACCTGGCAGACGGCGCTGTCAGGAAGAGTTCTGACCCAGGGCTCATCGCCGAGAAGAACGGATTC
- a CDS encoding hypothetical protein (BUSCO:EOG09263ROQ) codes for MAAPDSLTNSHVLALLETLSDGKRHAFLQPTASIPTDSLNLVKHTLEGFASQVSDEQQERLKENRKRKRGAANSEDVLKMRKVYIDGFETGQVWQQAKRIIGGVLKYSEEALAELEERKEIAVNGAEASDSKTLEFGEDGFEVDSDDEDESDQDGSDDDEEQLSVDEAQEDGQDDGWEDDEEEIEEGRDDYQEDDEEDEGVDGPVEEYEEDPDGLNDGFFSLDDFNRQSQYFEEQDAKGDPYTDQASDDEEINWDADPLAPPTTGSKSKKAVKQPVSEDEGDDDEEDGPTFGDMALDAPEGDSEDEAMDMDEPVDDDDNGLNANDVYYKDFFAPPRRKSNGGKPKKSVKFQPEQPNDADVERAMADVRRDLFDDESEQEDSDDALSDVSAGDPKSRRSAHERRQAKLAEEIRKLEAASVAKREWTLSGEAAAVDRPVNSLLEQDLDFEHVGKPVPVITPEVSGSIEDLIKRRILAQEFDEVIRRRPDTEGAAAGTRRGLVELDDTKATKGLAEIYEEEHVKNTNPDTYVSQSDEKLQREEKEVEAMWKDVSARLDALSSWHYKPKPAAPSLSVVADVATVAMEDAQPTTAQGVTGESSRMAPQEVYKAGATDNAASGEVVTKAGLPVARQEMSREDKARRRRREKERVRKAGGVDGEKVVSKRAKMQRDTIAELKKGGVKVINRKGEITDVDGKKAKTAKVASSGNFKL; via the coding sequence ATGGCTGCCCCCGATTCTCTCACAAATAGCCACGTCTTGGCCCTGTTAGAAACCCTGTCCGACGGCAAGCGACACGCTTTTCTTCAACCCACAGCTTCCATCCCAACCGATTCTCTCAATCTTGTTAAGCACACCCTCGAAGGTTTTGCCTCACAAGTCAGCGATGAGCAGCAGGAGAGGTTAAAGGAAAATCGCAAGCGCAAGAGAGGTGCTGCAAATAGCGAGGATGTCCTCAAAATGCGCAAGGTCTATATCGATGGGTTCGAGACCGGCCAGGTTTGGCAGCAGGCCAAGAGAATTATTGGTGGTGTCTTGAAATATTCAGAAGAGGCGCTGGCAGAGTTGGAGGAGCGCAAGGAGATTGCCGTCAACGGCGCTGAAGCATCAGACTCCAAGACGCTCGAGTTTGGAGAGGATGGCTTCGAAGTTGATtccgacgatgaggacgagagcGATCAGGATGGatccgacgacgacgaggaacAATTATCGGTGgacgaagctcaagaagatggccaagatgacggctgggaagatgatgaagaggagattgAAGAAGGCAGAGACGATTatcaggaagatgatgaggaagacgagggaGTGGATGGACCGGTTGAAGAGTATGAGGAGGATCCCGACGGTCTCAACGATGGTTTCTTCTCACTCGACGATTTCAACCGACAATCACAATATTTCGAGGAGCAGGACGCAAAGGGAGATCCCTACACGGATCAAGCaagcgacgatgaggagatcaACTGGGACGCGGATCCTCTGGCTCCCCCTACAACAGGTTCAAAATCTAAGAAGGCTGTTAAACAGCCAGtctctgaagatgaaggtgatgacgatgaggaggacggcCCTACATTTGGCGACATGGCTCTCGATGCCCCAGAAGGCGACAGTGAGGATGAGGCCATGGATATGGATGAGCCTGtggatgacgacgacaacgGTCTCAATGCCAATGATGTCTACTATAAGGACTTCTTTGCGCCGCCGCGTCGAAAGTCGAATGGCGGTAAGCCCAAAAAGTCTGTCAAGTTCCAGCCCGAGCAGCCAAATGATGCCGACGTTGAAAGAGCCATGGCCGATGTTCGCAGAGATCTCTTTGACGACGAGTCAGAACAGGAGGATTCAGACGATGCTCTCTCCGATGTTTCCGCTGGGGATCCCAAGTCGAGACGCTCAGCACACGAGCGGAGACAGGCCAAGCTCGCCGAAGAGATCCGCAAGCTTGAGGCTGCATCCGTTGCCAAGCGTGAGTGGACTCTCTCTGGTGAAGCTGCTGCAGTTGACCGCCCTGTAAACTCTTTACTCGAGCAGGATCTCGATTTCGAGCATGTTGGCAAGCCCGTGCCTGTCATCACTCCTGAGGTCAGTGGAAGCATTGAGGACCTCATCAAGCGTCGTATTCTCGCTCAAGAGTTCGACGAGGTTATTCGCCGACGTCCGGATACCGAAGGTGCAGCCGCAGGTACTCGTCGTGGTCTCGTCGAACTCGATGATACCAAGGCAACAAAGGGTCTGGCCGAGATCTACGAGGAAGAGCACGTCAAGAATACAAACCCAGACACTTATGTCAGCCAATCAGACGAGAAGCTTCAGCGCGAGGAGAAGGAAGTTGAGGCGATGTGGAAGGATGTCAGCGCTCGTCTGGACGCCCTCAGCTCATGGCACTACAAACCCAAGCCCGCAGCACCCTCACTATCCGTCGTTGCGGACGTTGCCACTGTCGCAATGGAGGATGCCCAGCCCACAACAGCCCAGGGTGTCACCGGCGAGAGCAGTCGCATGGCTCCTCAAGAAGTTTACAAGGCTGGAGCCACGGACAACGCAGCCAGCGGCGAAGTCGTCACCAAGGCCGGTCTTCCTGTCGCCCGCCAGGAGATGTCCCGCGAGGACAAGGCCCGCCGGCGCCGTCGCGAGAAAGAGCGCGTGCGCAAGGCTGGAGGCGTCGACGGCGAGAAGGTTGTCAGCAAGAGAGCCAAGATGCAGCGCGACACCATcgccgagctcaagaagggagGCGTCAAGGTCATCAACCGCAAGGGAGAGATCACCGACGTCGATGGcaagaaggcaaagactGCCAAGGTTGCTTCGAGCGGCAATTTCAAGTTGTAG